In the Triticum aestivum cultivar Chinese Spring chromosome 2B, IWGSC CS RefSeq v2.1, whole genome shotgun sequence genome, catgttcGCAGCACATATTAAGATAACTCCTAAAAAATAcagatcaaaattcaaaaaatacaTCGAGAAACAAAGAAGAGAAACTCAGATGTGAACTGTCGTGGGGGAGAAGCCAGATGGTCGAGCAGTGACCGGTGGTGATTAGGACATGTGCTTGCTTCACGTGTGTGGTGCGTGTGATTACACGGCGTAAAAATACGGTTGCCTCCTGCGTGCAGGTGCAGATCCGGCGGGAGTGACAGTTACAGTGTCCTCCCACAGTGCCACTGTTTCCCCTGCCTCCTCCGTGGCGACGTATGCGGTCTGCTGGCCTTGTAATTTTGGCGGGCAATGATTCACAGCCTTGGCGCCCGGCGACGAGGCAGCCAGTGTGCGTGTGAAGAGTGAGCGAGCCAAGCGTCCTCTCGAGTGTGGACTGTCGACTCGCTCACCCACATGGCGAGGGAATCGCCCGAGGGTCTTCGGAGCAAGTAGGAACTAATTTGTCCTCTGCGTCCATCGTCTCGCTTTCGAGCCCATCAATTCCCCGCTCGTCGCACTTGTCGTCCTCGTCCTGCATCATTCATGGCGACGGGCTCCCACCTCTTCCCTACCCGTACCGACGGTGCCACCGCCCCCTCGCTTGTCTCTTCTGCGCCCGCTGCATAGCGCATCCTACTACTAATACTTGCCAAGAAGACGGTGCATccgcgccaagaagaagaaggtcGAACGAGGAGGGGCGGAGAGAGCCATGTCCGCCTCCGGCGCGGTGCCCGGGGCTGCTGCCGGCGCGGTGGCGGTGCCCACGGGGGAGTGCTACTTCTGCGCCGGCGCGCCGGCGGTGGTGTACTGCCGAGCGGACGCCGCGGGGCTCTGCCTGCCGTGCGACCGCCACGTCCACGGCGCCAACACGGTCTCCTGCCGCCACGCCCGGGCCCCGCTCTGCGCCGTCTGCCGCGCTGCCGCGGCCACCGTCCGCCGCGGCGCTGCCCGGTTCCTCTGCTCTAACTGCGACTTCGAGGAGCAGCAGCACGGAGAGGGGGAGCtgacggagccgccgccgctgctgcacgACCGTGGCACGGTGGAGGGCTACACCGGGTGCCCCTCGGTAGGCGAGCTAGCGGCGATCCTCGGTGTCTTCCTCGGCGACAAAGCGGCTGAGGCGTGGTGGCCTCTTTGGGAGGAGCCCCAGGTGCTCAGCTTCGACGACGTCGTCGTGCCGACCACCGCCTGCCATGGCCTCCAGCCCCTCCTCATCTCCTCTCCCAAGGTTGGTTGCTGACTTGCTGGCACCCTAGCAGCAGCAAACAGTATCACGCAGATACTGTTCACCGTCCGGCAAAGCGAAAACGGAATAGAAAGCACGTTCTCTGATGGTTTTTCCacatatggtgtgtgtgtgtgtgtgtgtgcaagaacCGGAGCCCGCCCTGCGGGGAGCTGGACGGCGAGGTTCTCCGGCAGCTCGGGGAACTCGCCAAGTCGGAGGAGGCGGCAGCTTATGTCGAGGACCCGGAGCCGGCCGGCGTTGATCAGCTGCCTCTATGGGGATCTTCAGATTGCGCTGCTATTGGGCACGGTGATCTTGGGACTCCTGGAGGCGAGGCCATCTGCGCGGCAGCAATCCTGCATGTACCTCCGTATCAGGTTGGGAACTTAATTTGAATTGAATTTTTACGCTGAATTCTCTCTTGCTGACTATCATACGTGCTGTGTTCGTTGGAGCACTATCGAATGCACATGATGCAGTAAAAATGTGCGCAGTATATATGAGCAGGGCATTAGTAGAATAGTACtctctctgtaaacaaatataagagtgtttagatcactacgaAGGAAGTACTATTTTTTGCAGGGCATTAGTAGAGTACTAGTGCAACCCTCCAACGTAACATCTCCATTTCTGTCCAAGTTGCCGACCACAACCTTTCATCTAGTGAATGAAAACGT is a window encoding:
- the LOC123040720 gene encoding zinc finger protein CONSTANS-LIKE 13 isoform X1, translating into MSASGAVPGAAAGAVAVPTGECYFCAGAPAVVYCRADAAGLCLPCDRHVHGANTVSCRHARAPLCAVCRAAAATVRRGAARFLCSNCDFEEQQHGEGELTEPPPLLHDRGTVEGYTGCPSVGELAAILGVFLGDKAAEAWWPLWEEPQVLSFDDVVVPTTACHGLQPLLISSPKNRSPPCGELDGEVLRQLGELAKSEEAAAYVEDPEPAGVDQLPLWGSSDCAAIGHGDLGTPGGEAICAAAILHVPPYQQQLQEAWIATSCNELPEQVSASSSAEPSLSSFVEVSEVCPSLSRSGSSADDAANAGHDHPSPAAAPVAATPAQAQAAAQATKKVGGYDVVYPDRGKVISRYKEKRKNRMFGKQIRYESRKARADGRVRINGRFAKSS
- the LOC123040720 gene encoding zinc finger protein CONSTANS-LIKE 13 isoform X2, whose product is MSASGAVPGAAAGAVAVPTGECYFCAGAPAVVYCRADAAGLCLPCDRHVHGANTVSCRHARAPLCAVCRAAAATVRRGAARFLCSNCDFEEQQHGEGELTEPPPLLHDRGTVEGYTGCPSVGELAAILGVFLGDKAAEAWWPLWEEPQVLSFDDVVVPTTACHGLQPLLISSPKNRSPPCGELDGEVLRQLGELAKSEEAAAYVEDPEPAGVDQLPLWGSSDCAAIGHGDLGTPGGEAICAAAILHVPPYQQLQEAWIATSCNELPEQVSASSSAEPSLSSFVEVSEVCPSLSRSGSSADDAANAGHDHPSPAAAPVAATPAQAQAAAQATKKVGGYDVVYPDRGKVISRYKEKRKNRMFGKQIRYESRKARADGRVRINGRFAKSS